ttttacgcccgatgcccttcctgacgcaacccttgtcagggagtggaggccccagtgggatacgaacccacaacccctggtttaccaaaccagtgctctaaccactgagctacggggcctcactcCATGTCTCTTAGATCCTCATGGAAAATAGTTGAGGTCGACCAGCCAGCATCccagaatggatgaatggctttCAATTCAAAATGATCCAGTTCAAACTGGCTGGAGTAACCACCGGGTAAGCgtcacaacagtcgcacactGCTTGGATTTACGAAACGGACAACGACTCAGCACTGACCCAGCTCCGCTTTCTGCATGAGCACCTGAGTGAGGGTCCAGCGGATCCCCCCGATGAAGGACGCCAGCAGCACCATGACGAAGCCCTCCATGTTGAACTGGGTCGATTGGAAGGTAAACATGAACAAGCCGCTGGCGATGAGCAGGACCACCAGAATTAGGAATGGGTTCTGGTGGAAAGACACCACGAGAAGATCAAAAGATCAAACGTGAATTCCAACCTGAGTTTTATCGTATATTTTATAGCTGTCAAGACAGGTAATCTTTTGGTTAAAGCCACCcaattttcaagtgagcaaagtTATTGGACCAAACTATTAAAttaacttaaagtgccactgtcatgaaatggatgatttttagtagataaatgaaaaaacgggagccggtatggacccatccgcttttttcccccaccacaaaacatgattttgacatatattgctttttgtaacacccgccatgaaaatcctcttgacaGGCAAAATGCATGCTTGatcagggttaaaaaaaaaaaaaaagtttctgtcaattgactgtcggTATCTGCTGTCGTACTCAACCCATGACACACTAGGCGGccctgtgtacacacacacacacacacacaatgtcgcaaaaaagtatttgcaccctcctgattattattattattttttttttttacacagctaTCACACGCagcattttgcaaaaaacacgACGGTCCCACCAAACAACCCAATTACAGCGAGGCTCGAAAAAGACATTGAAGAGTGTTGTATAATTCTTGATAcccaaatttttgttttccattactTGGACTTTTAAGTGATATTTCTtggactaaaagctgttttaattctactttttgtttttgtatttgaatggttTAAACCATGTAAAGCTCACGGAGTTACCTTGCGAATgcaatgcgctatacaaataaatttgctttgcttttcgtGACACGAAAACATGTCATAGATTCAGTTGTTGAGACacctgtgaatatttttaaattgaggggggaaaaaaacccaagtatttttttaaacattgagaCTCACCGGCTCCTCCAGTTTCAAAaccagagagaaaaagagaataAAGAGCACCGCAGAAGACTTGGTCATCGTGTaccttgaaaaacaacaaaagaaaataggAGCAGGATATTAACACAGAATATATAATAAGCACATATAAAAAGTTATATGCTTACAAACTAATGGTGATGAAGAGGAAGCTCCAGTTGGAGAGTCCAATGTCGAGGGTTGTTGCCAATGCTGGTGGAAAAATTAACAACATGAACATCACCATTAAGACACTCAATCAGACTTCTTGTGTTGGTCAACTGCAAGGGAgcaaaaagtactgtaatttctcaaaaatattttccaaaagttaagtgagcgcattatatttagggatggatgaacaataaaaaaatacaatgatattgtacagttgtatacaggtacatagaatGGTGAGaaaaaagtatacatatacaattcgatatgatattcgatgtcttatgttacacatttatatttattatggtaatgtgcggCCCCCAACCTGAAACTCTATGACCTCagggggagcttgcattttacgatcattagcatagcatgtttgttgctactgcaccaaagatcagaaacaactgcccgtgagtttgttttaacttaaaccaagacaaaaaaaatgtcaactacaacggctagttggcaggtgcttttaaaagaaatgagtCATCACTCGTACTGATGACACCGCCAACCAGGAagtagcgccgcagtccgaaacaacgatagctcgcctcaatggcttcaggggGGTATAAAAACAACGTAAACTCAAACGACGTAAAACAAccgtcatgggcacataaaaaaacccaaaacaaaacagagcgCATACAATTTaaatggtcactttttttttttgtaatttaaatgtgcccattaccctcgtttcgacgtagtttgagctcaggttgttttgatacccacctgacgAGAGGCTGCGTTGCGGAatcaaaactcttgggattcaaaaaatgtttccccagaAACGCCATGAATGGCACAGATGACATGTGgcgggagcaaaataggatcactgttcatgaattcaggaggtaccagaactggaccaagtcactaaaggtagctacaatggatatttttcagattgttgATGatccagatgttgcttttgaagtcttggccaaggatgtgtaatgtagaggataaactgcactatgcacaaacgttttgtgcacaaatatttaatgcaaaaaaagtcaaagtgttaaatatttaagactgtaatatgtgctgtcaacagtattaataaaatgttatgccatcattgcgcatttattttagttggttgagggattctgttcaatTACAGGAatcaggacaagcatgtcctgttgCCTGttccgagattatattacggctacatcagcacgtgcacaatgattgttattaatgattgttgtacagatgttttttttttatatatatataaaaacaacacaagtacaaacctaacaaaatataaatacagataattcccaatagtTTGAgaatatgggtagcagcaaattggtggtgcgcattgtacatcggtagaagggttttcctgattatttaggtcaactttgggggtgcgcattatactcgacaaattacagtaattgctgAACAACGTATGTCCGCTATCATAGCTGGTGCTATGCCATATTTTAATTTGGCCTTTTTACGTTGTGTTATAGGAAACTGGATAataggaggccctgtagctcagtggttagagcactggtttgataaaccaggggttgtgggttcgtatcccactggggcctccactccctgagaagggttgtgtcaggaagggcatccggcgtaaaaattgtgccaaacatatgtgcgttcatctgagatgacacgctgtggcgaccccgaaagggacaagccgaaagaaacttactataggAAACTGGATAATTAGGAGACAGTCTATTTTACAGCCTTTTTAAACTTAAAGTCCAGTCATTCTACGTTCCTTTGTCAAACGAGCAAACCCACAAAGTCTCACCTGTGGGAGCCACTTTGTGGAGGTAATCAGTCCAGCTCAGAATAACACGAGTCTTCCCTGTCCAGCAATGCATGGCCCCCCGGGTCAGTGCTGACAGGCAGAAGATGAGGGCCAGATGGACTAACGTCATGAAAAGTGGATAGTGGAAGCCCTAGAGGGAGTTACACAAACATGGTCATGAGTTTGTGCCAGTTCTGCGTCACTcatgatgaaaatgttgtttACTTTGCAACCAGCTGGGACAGAATACGGGACTTTACGCTAGAAAACTTTACTAGGACACGTTATACGTGCAACTGAATCACAAAtcgttttttaaaataaactacTATCTGAAAAGAATCCAGCTGCCAGACAATGCACTATCATGCAGAAGAAGAGCAGAAGTCCTTATGACGAAGCTGTAAGACATGCAAAGCCACATTGTTTTTGGTTAAAACCACACTTGTAGCTATTGTGCTCACCTTCATTAGCCATTTGTTATAGAAGGTGATGCCAATAGAGAAGACATAGTAGAGGAGGACCAGTCCAAGAGTCCGGAGCGTCCTGCACAGGGACTGGAGCGGCCACGCCATGCACAGACTCCTTGTGTCATCTGCAGAGTGAACTTTAATCCCTCACTTTTAAACACCTGTAGTGGGAAATTAAGACACGATTGGCCGAGATAGCAAACCAAAAGCCGGCGAGTTAAAAAGCGTTCAAAAATGGCTCCCGGCGTTTATTAGCACAACTCGCCCTTATTTAAACTACCAAATGATTGCGGAGTCGGTAACGCTGACAACATCGACGATTTTCAACCTAGCTCCACTGTCTAGTTTAAGCTAACGTTAGCTCCCCGGTGCAAATGGGAATCTATTACTGTGAATTTACTAAATTTACTGTCACAACGACGCTACGGTGCAAAACATTTCGTCTCTCTCACGGTTCCAATGACTTGCGCACACGACCCCAGACTTTTAGAAGAACTCGACTGCTTCACACGGGCTTTAGCAACTAGaacttgcattttgttttgttttgtttttgtccgcACGGCAAGCACGAGCTCCAGTGATCCTTGCACATCAATGACGAAGCACACTCTTCAACAACTGCCCTACATTTGACGACACGATACACAAATGCAGTACAGACCTTGTTATATGCGTTGAAATGTCATTAGACGTGACTTTGGAGCCTTAAAACACGGGAGATAAACAAACTATCCGGTATTCATTCTATAATTTAAAGCGATACTGTTCATTACTTGACTTAAGTACACGTCAGTTATGACGCCGTGGATATGAGCGTTATGTAAACCAATGGGCCACAGGAGGGCAGTGTTGCCGGAAAGCTCAACTTCTCCGCCAAGACGTACTTCCTGTCAACGAACGAAAGCCGGAAACAGACTCGAAACAAGAGGGATTGTTTTGATTCTTCGCCCAATTTCAAagtgagattttattttatttaccttGCGTGAGGATGGGCTGTTAAATGCAAAGGCGTTTcgacattattttaaattcagATTCCTTTCCAAATGCGACAAATGAAAATCCTACCGAAGGGCCAGCTTTGGATGCAGTCGAATGGTTGCAATctcctttcgcccgaagttagctgggatacgttcaaaccctcgtgaggataagcgccaaagaaaatggatggaggttccagcactcctgcgaccttagTGAGGAATAAGAGGCTTGGCAAATGGACATGGAATTTAGCAAAACATTACAATAAAGTAGATCGGCAAAACGtacataaatccatccattttcagagccgcttatccacacaaggataGCGGGAGTGTTTTAGGAAAGTGTCTGTGAATGACGTACACCAGTGGTTAGCTCAGAGGTTTCTAGATGCTTAAATTCCCTCTGTAGGGTGTTTTTGGCTGGCCTCCACGAATCCCAGGTGTCACCCTtatcaattttttcttttttttttttttgcagcagaaTGGCAGATGAAGAGGATGAGACCGGCTTCGAGGAGGAGTTGGATGAGACCTGCGGTGGAGTGGACTTGTGCCACGGCCGCAGAAAGCGGCTCTTCTCCAAGGAGCTCCGGTGCATGATGTACGGCTTCGGCGACGACCAGAACCCGTACACCGAGTCGGTGGATATCCTGGAAGACCTGGTGATCGAGTTCATCACGGAAATGACCCACAAAGCCATGTCCATCGGACGCCAGGGTCGCGTTCAGGTGGAGGACATCGTTTTCCTCATTCGAAAGGATCCCAGGAAGTTCGCCAGAGTAAAAGATCTGCTGACCATGAATGAGGAGCTCAAGAGGGCCCGCAAAGCTTTTGACGAGGCAAACTATGGCTCATAAACACCATCCGAAACAATTGCACACACACTCAGTTATTTGATCTATTTTGTGCCTATCATAGCTGACTTTGGTAcacctggattggtcgccagtcagtcacaagaaGCAGACAAACATGCGTTCACACCGACGGACAAATTGATCTCCCGTGAACCtaacatgcgtgtttttggacagTATATTCATTATTTGCGGATAAAGCCACACAATaccttgttttgaaaatgtattcattttcaagTAAATGTTTTTCACCCTGTAACCCTTTAAATAAAgaattgttttatgtttgacCCGACAACTCATACTGTGCCGATTCATTTGTGTTGCGCACCAGAGTGCACAATATCATACCCATGCAAGGAGGGACATCGGAATGAAAGGGGGTCACAAGGGAGGTACAAATCTGAATCATTTTTAAGTTTACACATTTGTACCCTTGGAAAGTACATTTATGTACAAACCCGATTCCGATGAAGTTGGGCCGTTGTGTTCCAACAAATTAAAAGATTGTGGGCGCCCTGAGGGTTGGAGGGGGCTTCCTGTTTTGGGGGGTATTGGGTCCATGTGGCCAACACTGACCGATGGCCGGGTGTTGGGGCACTTTGGGGGGGGGCCAGCAGACCGCCGTGGGTCCCTTGGTGTGGGACGTGTCCCATCCACAGAGTTACTCTCAGGTGGATCCCTGTGTCGACTGGGTGGGGTCCTTATCTTCCACGTTGCAAGCACAGAAATTACAGGAAATTTCCGTCAGTCTTGCACAACggtgtcaattcacttgcaCGTGTCCGTAGGTACACACCCTTGGGAATCTTTCACTGGATGTGGGACCACTCACTCGTTGCAAAGAATAACTCATGTATGCACACATTGCTTATGTATCCCCAACCTATATTCTCATTCTAGAGACTTCTATAGTTCACTTAGTCCCACCACATTTCAgttcacgatccttgtcttgtatgcttcttctcctgtccttgtcctgtcctatcttgtcctgtccttccttcacGGGGCCACAGTCTCAcacaacatccatatttaatgtgtctttgttgtagatatggaatgatttgcttttgtcATTCTGGTTACACTCAGCAGTTTGGCTTTGTCTCTCTCGCgcctctagaaattctgttctgtttgactgattgactctgatgctcaataaacttcaattaaaatgctAAGAATCACTGAGGAAACTCCAAAACACCACTGGGAttcagtaaaactgttccggcataAAGGGGATACCGATTTTCCATTTTGCTTGATCTAATGGCTGAACAggacacacagatgcacacacagacacacacgcacaaacagaATACATTTATAAATCATGCACTACCCATGTTTAATTGAATACAGTACAAAGAAGATATTTCATGttaaaactgataaactttgtttttagtaaataacttcaaattttatggctgcaagaTGTTCCAAAGAAGCTGGGACGTGGTCATGTTTATCACTGTGTTATatcacttttcttttaacagcATTCTAACAACCTTCagtaaatgtttgggaactgagggcTAATTGGTGAACCtatgtaggtggaattctttcccattcttgtttgatgtacagcttctgctgttcaacagtctggggtctcctttgttgtattttacacttcatcatgtgccacacattttcaacgggagacaggtctggaatGCATGCAGGCAAGTCTGTTACCCACACTATTTTACTTGGAAGCTACATTGTTGTAagatgtgcagaatgtggtttagCTGGTGGTCTTGAAATAAGCAAGGACTTCCATGAAAAGGATGTTGCCTGGATGGCAGCATACtgtatgtttctccaaaatctgtatgtacctttcagcaggATGGCTATTTTCCTTTTTGCCCCAGAGACAACAtctacaatttccaaaaacaatttgaaatgtggactcactGGACCGCAGAACACTTTTCTACTTTGCaccagtccatcttagatgagctccgGACCAGAGAAGCTAgagcatttctgggtgttgttgttAAATtgattttgctttgcatagtagggTTTTAAGTTGCACTAATGGAAGTACTACCGAACTGTATTGACTGATATTTTTCcacgtggtgatatcctttTACACATTGGTGTCGGCTATTGGTGCAGGGCcacctgagggatcgaaggtcacggccattcaatgttggttttcggcattgccgcttacatgcagtgatttctccagattctcagaaccttttgatgatattatggaccgtagatgaagaaatccctaaattctttGCAATTGTACATGATCCTTAAACTGCCCCACTATTTTCTGACGCACTTGTTCACCAAAATgtgaacctcaccccatctttacttgtgaatgactgagcaattatGAAAGGGTCCTTTTCTACCCAATTATTGCACTCACTTGTTCCCATTCAAGCTGTTCAcgtgtgggatgttccaaacaggtgtttggtgaccattcctcaactttcttttttgccGCATGTCCCACCTTTTGGGGAACTTGATAccgccataaaattccaagttaatgattatttacaacatttttgtcatcagattgaacattaaatattttctcCTGGTCATGTATTAAattataggttgaacatgatttgcaaatggttatattctgtttgtgtgcatgtgtgtaaacTGTTATTTGGTGATGAGTTTGCATGCATGCAGATTTTGTGCAGttgtgtacagtgaagaaaacgtatttaaaagtatttaaacaccctggtatattgcaagttttcccactaagaaatcatggaggggtctgaaattttcatcgtgtccatgtcatgtcatgtcatgtcatgtcatgtccactgtgagagagaaagagaatctaaaaagcaaaatccagtaatcacaatgtatgattttttttaacgatttctatgtgtgatacagctgcagaaaggtatttgaacactgagaaaaccaatgttaatatttggtacagtagcttttgtttgcaattacagaggtcaaacgtttcctgtagttgttcaccaggtttgcacatactgcaggagggattttggcccactcctccacacagatcttctctacatcagacagatttctgggctgtcgctgagaaacacaaagtttcacctccctccaaagattttctattgggtttaggtctggacactggctaggccacaccagaaccttgatatgcttcttacggagccactcctttgttttcctggctgtgtgcttcgagtcattgtcatgttgaaagagccacgagccatcttcaatgctctgactgagggaaagaggttgttccccaaaatctcacaatacatggccgtggtaatcctctccttaatacagtgcagttgtcctgtcccatgtgcagaaaaacacccccaaagcatgatggtaccacccccatgcttcacagtcgggatggtgttcttgggatggaactcatcattcgtcttcctccaaacacggtttgcgGAATTATGATcataaagttacattttggtgtcatctgaccacaaaactttatcccatgactcctctgtatcatccaaagggtcattggcaaacttaagacgggccttgacatgtgctggtttaagcaggggaaccttccgtgccatgcatgatttcaaaccatgacgtcttactgtattaccaacagtcaccttggaaatggtcgtcccagctcttttgcagtgtttgaccaagtcctgtggtgtagtcctggactgattcctcacctttctaaggatcactgagaccccggaaggtgatatcttgcatggggctccactccgattgagattgactgtcatgtttagcttcttccattttctaatgattgctccaacagtggaccttttttcagcaagctgcttggcaatttatcCGTAACCCTTTCCGGTCGtgaggagttgtacaattttgtctctggtgtctttggagacctctttggtcttggccacattacaagtttgagtcttactgattgtatggggtggacaggcgtCTTTATGCACACaagtacatctgattcaggataatacatggagtggaggtggacttttaaaggcggactaacaggtctttgagggtcagaattctagctgatagacaggtgtttaaatacttatttgcagctgtatcacacaaataaattgtttttaaaaaaatcatacattgtgatttctggatttttctttttagattatcgctcccacagtggacatgcacctacgatgaaaatttcagacccctccttgatttctaagtgggagaacttgcaatatagcagggtgttcaaatacttattttgttcactgtgtATATGATCGTCAGACAAGACAATCCATATACAGAGATGCTCACACAATACAAATTTatcggaaaaaaaacataaata
This DNA window, taken from Syngnathoides biaculeatus isolate LvHL_M chromosome 2, ASM1980259v1, whole genome shotgun sequence, encodes the following:
- the slc35c2 gene encoding solute carrier family 35 member C2; translation: MAWPLQSLCRTLRTLGLVLLYYVFSIGITFYNKWLMKGFHYPLFMTLVHLALIFCLSALTRGAMHCWTGKTRVILSWTDYLHKVAPTALATTLDIGLSNWSFLFITISLYTMTKSSAVLFILFFSLVLKLEEPNPFLILVVLLIASGLFMFTFQSTQFNMEGFVMVLLASFIGGIRWTLTQVLMQKAELGLQNPVDAMYHLQPLMFLGLFPLFIYNEGLSLSTSDKLFRVTELSPLLYCVFLLSVGGILAFGLGFSEFLLVSRTSSLTLSVSGIFKEICTLVLAASVMGDKMSILNWLGFAVCLCGIALHVGLRVHYSKNKTPSLRQLNSKTPELEFPLLRRNDEEDSAAENEEEEITLH
- the taf13 gene encoding transcription initiation factor TFIID subunit 13 isoform X3 — its product is MQRRFDIILNSDSFPNATNENPTEGPALDAVECRMADEEDETGFEEELDETCGGVDLCHGRRKRLFSKELRCMMYGFGDDQNPYTESVDILEDLVIEFITEMTHKAMSIGRQGRVQVEDIVFLIRKDPRKFARVKDLLTMNEELKRARKAFDEANYGS
- the taf13 gene encoding transcription initiation factor TFIID subunit 13 isoform X2 → MGHRRAVLPESSTSPPRRTSCQRTKAGNRLETRGIVLILRPISKMADEEDETGFEEELDETCGGVDLCHGRRKRLFSKELRCMMYGFGDDQNPYTESVDILEDLVIEFITEMTHKAMSIGRQGRVQVEDIVFLIRKDPRKFARVKDLLTMNEELKRARKAFDEANYGS
- the taf13 gene encoding transcription initiation factor TFIID subunit 13 isoform X1 — protein: MGHRRAVLPESSTSPPRRTSCQRTKAGNRLETRGIVLILRPISNRMADEEDETGFEEELDETCGGVDLCHGRRKRLFSKELRCMMYGFGDDQNPYTESVDILEDLVIEFITEMTHKAMSIGRQGRVQVEDIVFLIRKDPRKFARVKDLLTMNEELKRARKAFDEANYGS